In Synechococcus sp. KORDI-100, a single window of DNA contains:
- a CDS encoding chlorophyll a/b-binding protein, with amino-acid sequence MRSVNSARYVQMARQQRRDAFLCRIERFNGRVAMLAVLAATAAELTLGHPLLVLHGHN; translated from the coding sequence ATGCGCTCGGTCAACTCAGCTCGCTACGTGCAAATGGCAAGGCAACAGCGCCGAGACGCTTTCCTGTGCCGGATCGAGCGCTTCAACGGGCGCGTTGCCATGCTTGCCGTGCTGGCGGCAACGGCTGCTGAACTGACGCTTGGGCACCCACTTCTGGTCCTGCACGGGCACAACTGA
- the rpsU gene encoding 30S ribosomal protein S21 — MSQVTVGENEGIESALRRFKRSVAKAGIFSDLRRIRHHETPVEKYKRKLKQRSRNRRR, encoded by the coding sequence ATGAGTCAGGTCACAGTCGGTGAAAACGAGGGGATCGAATCAGCACTGCGTCGTTTCAAGCGCTCAGTGGCAAAAGCTGGCATCTTCTCTGATCTGCGACGCATTCGTCACCACGAAACACCTGTTGAGAAGTACAAGCGCAAGCTGAAGCAACGGTCCCGCAATCGCCGTCGTTAA
- a CDS encoding cytochrome P450, with translation MSESLRSLPSTGAISGLLEAVGFFRDPEFASRRFEAFGDVFETTLIGQRLIFVRGDQAIEDLFQQSDAVQGWWPGSVRTLLGSRSLANRNGPDHKARRRVVGQLFTTAALRRYSPKIMAMVNSLAEEVKAADTPIALAERMRRFAFSVIATTVLGLDGRDRDDLFRDFEIWTKALFSVPLAIPGSPFAKALKARSRLLSKLQQVLSEADDRRGGLDLLAGGLDEAGLPLSDEDLVEQLLLLLFAGYETTASSLSCLMRELLLQPELLIWLQEELDHLVWPHTDDPTSSYDSARAPRLQAVVNEVMRMTPPVGGFFRITTRPIALAGVEIPAGRVIQVALASSNRHGSGDLERFRPQRHLDGSFRKTLLPFGGGERVCLGKALAELEIRLMTVGLLKQVSISLCTDQNLDLQLIPSPSPKDGLLVNARH, from the coding sequence GTGAGCGAGAGTCTCCGATCTCTTCCATCCACTGGCGCCATCAGCGGCTTGCTTGAAGCCGTCGGTTTTTTCCGGGATCCCGAGTTCGCATCACGACGATTCGAAGCCTTCGGGGATGTTTTCGAAACAACCCTGATCGGTCAGCGTTTGATCTTCGTCCGTGGAGATCAGGCGATTGAGGATCTGTTCCAGCAATCTGACGCCGTTCAGGGTTGGTGGCCAGGCAGTGTGCGAACGCTGCTTGGTAGCCGATCCCTGGCCAACCGCAACGGTCCTGACCACAAGGCGCGTCGGAGGGTCGTCGGGCAGCTGTTCACGACGGCTGCCCTGCGTCGTTACAGCCCCAAGATCATGGCCATGGTCAACAGCCTGGCGGAGGAGGTCAAGGCAGCCGACACACCCATCGCTCTGGCCGAGCGGATGAGGCGCTTCGCTTTCTCGGTGATCGCCACCACCGTGCTGGGTCTCGATGGCCGTGATCGCGATGACCTGTTCAGAGACTTTGAGATCTGGACCAAGGCCCTCTTCTCGGTGCCTCTGGCCATCCCCGGCAGCCCGTTTGCGAAGGCTCTGAAGGCCCGATCCCGTTTACTCAGCAAGCTGCAGCAGGTTCTCTCGGAAGCCGATGACCGTCGTGGCGGTCTCGACCTGCTGGCCGGAGGATTGGATGAGGCGGGACTGCCCCTCAGTGATGAAGACCTCGTGGAGCAACTTCTGCTGCTGCTTTTTGCTGGTTACGAGACCACGGCATCGTCCCTGTCCTGTCTGATGAGGGAACTGCTGCTGCAACCAGAGCTTCTGATCTGGCTTCAGGAAGAGCTGGACCATCTGGTCTGGCCACACACCGATGATCCCACCAGCAGCTATGACTCTGCGCGGGCACCGCGCCTGCAGGCCGTAGTGAACGAAGTCATGCGGATGACGCCACCGGTGGGGGGCTTCTTCCGAATCACCACCCGCCCGATCGCATTGGCTGGCGTTGAGATCCCGGCGGGACGGGTGATCCAGGTGGCCCTCGCCTCATCCAACCGTCATGGCTCAGGGGATCTCGAAAGGTTCCGTCCGCAGCGTCATCTCGACGGATCTTTCCGGAAGACCCTTTTGCCATTTGGAGGAGGCGAACGTGTCTGCCTGGGCAAAGCTCTGGCTGAACTGGAGATCCGGCTGATGACGGTTGGCCTGCTGAAACAGGTGTCGATCAGTCTCTGTACCGACCAGAACCTCGACCTTCAGTTGATCCCCAGTCCCTCCCCGAAGGACGGTTTACTGGTGAACGCCAGACATTGA
- a CDS encoding chlorophyll a/b-binding protein, with protein MSDSASQAREDWYQEAAKSQIQGERMNRAELLNGRVAMLGFLIGLLTEVITGHGIASQISFGLFGQG; from the coding sequence ATGTCCGATTCCGCCAGCCAAGCGCGCGAAGACTGGTATCAGGAGGCTGCGAAATCCCAGATCCAGGGAGAGCGCATGAATCGTGCCGAGCTGCTGAATGGACGCGTGGCCATGCTCGGTTTCCTCATCGGACTGCTCACTGAAGTGATCACCGGCCACGGCATTGCCAGTCAGATCAGCTTCGGATTGTTCGGTCAGGGCTGA
- a CDS encoding alpha/beta family hydrolase, which yields MGRFEEVRDYDLAPAVQLAWIPDGDHSFKPRQRSGHSVSTNLQLAVEKVDDFLCKLL from the coding sequence ATGGGCCGTTTCGAGGAGGTGAGGGACTATGACCTCGCGCCGGCGGTTCAGCTGGCCTGGATCCCCGATGGAGACCACAGCTTCAAACCGCGCCAGCGTTCAGGGCACAGCGTCTCGACGAATCTGCAACTCGCTGTCGAGAAAGTCGACGATTTCCTCTGCAAGCTCCTGTAA
- a CDS encoding alpha/beta family hydrolase: protein MQETRLFDCCGSPKANLLFAHGAGSGMESSFMETSARSLGSLGCRVIRFEFPYMQRQRLLGKERPPDRIEVLTGHFQAEVNQLTEPLPLFIAGKSMGGSVASMIAEPLFVADRIRGCLCLGYPFHPMGRPDRLRIEHLQRSTVPMLIAAG from the coding sequence ATGCAGGAAACACGGCTGTTTGATTGTTGCGGTTCTCCCAAGGCGAATCTGCTTTTCGCCCATGGAGCTGGATCCGGAATGGAGTCCTCCTTCATGGAAACATCTGCCAGATCGCTTGGGAGCCTTGGCTGTCGCGTCATTCGATTTGAATTTCCCTACATGCAGCGCCAGAGGCTTCTCGGCAAGGAGCGGCCTCCTGACAGGATTGAGGTGCTGACCGGCCACTTCCAGGCAGAGGTCAATCAACTCACAGAGCCTCTCCCTCTGTTCATTGCAGGCAAGTCAATGGGAGGCAGTGTGGCCAGCATGATTGCGGAACCGTTGTTCGTGGCAGATCGCATCAGGGGTTGCCTCTGTCTTGGCTATCCCTTCCATCCCATGGGGCGTCCGGACCGTCTCAGGATTGAGCACCTGCAGCGATCAACAGTCCCAATGTTGATCGCTGCAGGGTGA
- a CDS encoding DoxX family protein, with amino-acid sequence MVRAILTKPFVGDLGLLLLRVFTGALLIHHGYEKLANIENFADAFVRPLHLPFPILLSYVAAFSEVVGSWLLITGLLTRFGALAVAGTISVAIYHAIITAGFNIYLLELLGLYFASAVAILAVGPGCFSIDELVSRRLEPDLEFTSDSLEQLLKRTPSLSDVPAAR; translated from the coding sequence ATGGTCCGCGCCATTCTCACCAAGCCGTTCGTCGGCGATCTGGGTCTGCTGCTTTTGCGCGTGTTCACAGGAGCGCTGCTCATTCACCACGGCTACGAAAAGCTTGCCAATATCGAAAACTTCGCAGACGCCTTCGTCAGACCCCTCCATCTCCCCTTCCCGATTCTTCTCTCCTACGTCGCAGCGTTTTCAGAGGTGGTCGGCAGTTGGCTTCTCATCACAGGTTTGCTGACTCGTTTCGGTGCCCTGGCTGTTGCCGGCACGATTTCAGTAGCGATCTATCACGCCATCATCACGGCTGGCTTCAACATCTACCTGCTGGAGTTGCTTGGTCTCTATTTCGCGTCAGCGGTGGCCATTCTTGCCGTTGGACCGGGTTGTTTCTCCATCGATGAACTCGTCAGCCGCCGTCTTGAGCCGGATCTGGAGTTCACCTCAGATTCACTCGAGCAGCTCCTTAAGCGCACGCCAAGCCTTAGCGACGTTCCTGCAGCTCGCTGA
- a CDS encoding DUF3303 domain-containing protein gives MQFYVVNGQVPSETQDEGYTAFIDYMEAGAAEDKANGFELVARLHMPESGRICVICKAVDAKALFRHFMVWRSMFGVEFEYSPALTCGEMVEMQKQHNARLGAAD, from the coding sequence ATGCAGTTCTACGTCGTCAACGGTCAGGTTCCATCGGAAACCCAGGACGAGGGCTACACCGCTTTCATCGACTACATGGAAGCCGGAGCAGCAGAGGACAAGGCCAATGGCTTTGAACTTGTTGCCCGCCTGCACATGCCGGAGTCAGGGCGCATCTGTGTGATCTGCAAAGCCGTGGATGCCAAGGCTTTGTTCCGCCATTTCATGGTCTGGCGTTCGATGTTCGGCGTTGAGTTTGAGTACAGCCCGGCACTCACCTGCGGAGAGATGGTGGAGATGCAGAAGCAGCACAACGCCCGGCTGGGAGCTGCTGACTGA
- a CDS encoding SDR family oxidoreductase has translation MIRRVAVSGASGKTGYRVAEELLNEGLEPRLLLRPGSVLPDQLSSCDQQRLSLFDQQALDRALQGLDALVIATGARPSVDLSGPMRVDAWSVTSQVESCRRVGVNRVILVSSLCAGRWRHPLNLFGLILIWKRVGESALETSGLDWTVIRPGGLSEREDNVAAEGIRWSGADQQNSNSIPRRLVARCCVEALLVPASIGRIIEVTSDPDLPQRSMQEALT, from the coding sequence ATGATCAGGCGCGTTGCCGTGAGTGGGGCATCAGGCAAGACGGGCTACCGCGTTGCCGAGGAGTTGCTGAACGAAGGCCTTGAGCCACGCCTGTTGCTTCGGCCTGGATCGGTGCTGCCCGATCAGCTCAGCAGCTGCGACCAGCAGCGTCTCAGCCTGTTCGATCAACAGGCCCTTGATCGAGCCCTCCAAGGTCTTGATGCGCTGGTGATTGCCACGGGTGCTCGACCGTCAGTCGATCTGTCAGGGCCAATGCGCGTTGATGCCTGGTCTGTGACATCCCAGGTGGAGAGCTGCAGACGTGTTGGGGTGAATCGGGTGATCCTGGTGAGTTCCCTCTGCGCTGGCCGCTGGAGACATCCACTCAACCTGTTTGGACTGATCCTGATCTGGAAACGGGTGGGAGAGAGCGCTCTTGAAACCAGTGGACTGGACTGGACGGTGATCCGGCCGGGTGGGCTCTCAGAACGTGAGGACAACGTGGCCGCTGAGGGGATTCGCTGGAGTGGTGCTGATCAACAGAACAGCAACTCGATCCCGCGACGTTTGGTGGCGCGGTGTTGTGTCGAGGCACTGCTCGTGCCGGCTTCGATCGGTCGCATCATCGAAGTCACCAGTGATCCGGATCTGCCGCAGAGATCCATGCAGGAGGCACTGACCTAG
- a CDS encoding DoxX family protein: MTTELVDRLGRLALASMFIAAVPGKISDFSGTAAGIASKGVPEPLAALLLAGAIAFLVLGSILLVFGRTTRIGAALLLVFLVPTTLLFHAFPPDSGLIRNLTFCGALLLAITRPRLSTR, encoded by the coding sequence ATGACGACTGAGCTGGTCGATCGTCTTGGTCGTCTCGCACTGGCGTCGATGTTCATCGCAGCCGTGCCTGGAAAGATCAGCGATTTTTCAGGCACGGCTGCCGGGATCGCTTCCAAGGGTGTTCCTGAGCCTCTGGCGGCTCTGCTTCTGGCTGGAGCTATCGCCTTTCTTGTCCTTGGGTCGATCCTTCTGGTCTTCGGTCGCACCACCCGTATCGGAGCTGCACTTCTTCTGGTTTTCCTGGTGCCGACAACCCTGTTGTTCCATGCCTTCCCGCCGGACTCAGGACTGATTCGGAACCTCACGTTCTGCGGAGCGCTTCTGCTGGCGATCACCCGGCCTCGACTGTCCACACGATGA
- a CDS encoding CP12 domain-containing protein: MKTIDEHIQKDQEEFLKALAEHNDGKVRHLTEELQWLLDHKKQFPDDTHDPSPLELFCEQNPDEPECLVYDD; the protein is encoded by the coding sequence ATGAAAACGATCGACGAGCACATCCAGAAAGATCAAGAGGAATTTCTGAAAGCTCTGGCTGAGCACAACGACGGCAAGGTGCGACACCTCACCGAAGAACTTCAATGGCTTCTGGATCACAAGAAGCAGTTCCCCGACGACACCCACGATCCCTCTCCACTCGAGTTGTTCTGCGAGCAGAATCCCGACGAGCCCGAGTGTCTCGTGTATGACGACTGA
- a CDS encoding DUF4278 domain-containing protein, whose amino-acid sequence MTTLLYRGQSYEQGSLSATQLRYDRNVYGNRQKDARRHPVLTYRGCTYTAGQAESSAVVGNFCYRGVSYSR is encoded by the coding sequence ATGACAACACTGCTTTATCGGGGCCAGAGCTACGAGCAAGGCTCCCTCTCCGCCACCCAGTTGCGCTACGACCGCAATGTCTACGGTAATCGGCAGAAGGATGCCCGCCGTCATCCCGTCCTCACTTATCGGGGCTGCACCTACACCGCTGGACAGGCAGAATCGTCTGCTGTTGTCGGCAACTTCTGCTATCGCGGCGTCTCCTACAGCCGCTGA
- a CDS encoding DUF481 domain-containing protein has product MLPSKQLVHAFVLGTFSLVGSTAVMAETVKYTLVNGDTVSGELVESESTDSLKVLISPVLGRLEIDVASIKVPDPEPLWKTSISGGFSGNDSDGDGTFSGDISAATRYKDADQTLKLSGSINYNRNNDKDKDPEIKTKKGNLQISYDKFLNPDISLYALTDYNYDYLKDSGVNNILASIGVGFPLIDSDTTTLSVKAGPSLSWIGGGDDCSNDEYCGNSYGGAALTVDFGWKPTTWFRFGAVNQFSAAFASEVKPYNSFTATFKFIPSTQTNLFTSLKFQSIYQSMSSPTSNNTVSGQVGVDF; this is encoded by the coding sequence ATGCTGCCCTCCAAACAACTCGTTCATGCCTTCGTTCTAGGCACCTTCTCCCTGGTCGGATCAACCGCCGTGATGGCCGAAACGGTGAAATACACCCTCGTGAATGGCGACACCGTCAGTGGTGAGCTTGTTGAGAGCGAAAGCACGGATTCCCTGAAGGTTCTGATCAGTCCTGTGCTTGGACGACTCGAAATCGATGTGGCCTCCATCAAGGTTCCTGACCCCGAGCCGCTCTGGAAAACCAGCATCAGTGGTGGATTCAGTGGCAACGACAGCGATGGTGATGGAACCTTCAGTGGAGATATCAGTGCTGCGACCCGATACAAAGATGCTGACCAGACTTTGAAGTTGTCGGGCAGCATCAACTACAACCGCAACAACGACAAAGACAAGGACCCCGAAATAAAAACCAAAAAAGGAAATCTCCAAATCTCCTACGACAAATTCCTTAACCCCGATATAAGCCTTTATGCATTAACGGATTACAATTACGATTATTTAAAAGACTCAGGAGTCAATAATATTCTTGCTTCAATCGGTGTCGGTTTTCCTCTGATCGACTCTGACACGACCACTTTGAGCGTCAAAGCTGGACCTTCCTTGAGCTGGATAGGAGGAGGAGATGATTGTTCGAACGATGAGTACTGCGGAAACAGCTACGGGGGAGCAGCACTGACCGTTGACTTCGGCTGGAAACCCACAACGTGGTTCCGTTTCGGCGCAGTGAACCAGTTTTCAGCAGCCTTCGCGTCTGAGGTGAAGCCCTACAACTCCTTCACCGCAACCTTCAAATTCATCCCATCAACCCAGACCAACCTGTTCACATCTCTGAAATTTCAATCCATCTATCAGAGCATGAGCTCGCCAACATCAAACAACACGGTGTCCGGACAAGTGGGCGTTGACTTCTAG
- a CDS encoding nuclear transport factor 2 family protein, producing the protein MLKPPLDAQTIRALFTKPYGEDAPTAEQWKAVYADDVEFVDPTQSSSGVESYIRAQQSLMQRCDDVFLETECIALNNDVAFIEWRMGLKIKGVEFIYPGTTRLVFGSDGRIIKHRDYFDFVGPTFEPVPVIGGFVRWMYKRFVS; encoded by the coding sequence ATGCTGAAACCGCCGCTTGATGCACAAACCATCCGTGCGCTGTTCACGAAGCCCTATGGAGAGGATGCTCCAACGGCCGAACAATGGAAAGCCGTTTATGCGGATGATGTTGAGTTCGTAGACCCAACACAAAGCTCATCCGGAGTTGAGTCATACATCCGAGCGCAGCAGAGTCTGATGCAACGTTGTGATGACGTTTTCCTCGAAACGGAATGTATCGCTTTGAACAATGATGTTGCTTTTATCGAATGGAGAATGGGTCTCAAGATCAAGGGTGTCGAATTTATCTACCCAGGCACAACACGCCTGGTTTTCGGCAGCGATGGTCGCATTATCAAGCACAGGGATTATTTCGATTTTGTCGGTCCGACGTTTGAACCAGTGCCTGTGATCGGTGGCTTTGTTCGCTGGATGTACAAGCGTTTCGTTTCCTGA
- a CDS encoding galactose oxidase has product MRPSRSLMVCITCQQFRHALTPIGITVPACHRHERLLPQGAHLSHRCHQWTQRLEREMSSCPEAA; this is encoded by the coding sequence TTGCGTCCCAGCCGTTCTCTGATGGTCTGCATCACCTGTCAGCAGTTCCGCCACGCACTCACCCCGATCGGAATCACGGTTCCGGCGTGCCATCGCCATGAACGACTTCTGCCCCAGGGGGCCCACCTCAGCCATCGCTGCCACCAGTGGACACAACGGCTGGAACGCGAGATGAGCTCCTGCCCGGAAGCGGCCTGA
- the psbA gene encoding photosystem II q(b) protein: MSTAIRSGRQSNWEAFCQWVTDTNNRIYVGWFGVLMIPCLLAATICFIVAFVAAPPVDIDGIREPVAGSLIYGNNIISGAVVPSSNAIGLHFYPIWEAASLDEWLYNGGPYQLVVFHFLIGISAYMGRQWELSYRLGMRPWICVAYSAPLSAAFAVFLVYPFGQGSFSDGMPLGISGTFNFMLVFQAEHNILMHPFHMMGVAGVFGGSLFSAMHGSLVTSSLVRETTETESQNYGYKFGQEEETYNIVAAHGYFGRLIFQYASFNNSRSLHFFLAAWPVVGIWFTSMGVSTMAFNLNGFNFNQSILDGQGRVINTWADMVNRAGLGMEVMHERNAHNFPLDLAAAESTPVALQAPSIG, translated from the coding sequence ATGTCCACCGCCATTCGCAGCGGACGCCAGAGCAACTGGGAAGCCTTTTGTCAGTGGGTCACTGATACCAACAACCGCATTTATGTGGGCTGGTTCGGTGTGCTGATGATTCCCTGCCTCCTGGCAGCCACCATCTGCTTCATCGTTGCCTTCGTCGCCGCACCTCCGGTCGACATCGACGGCATCCGTGAGCCTGTCGCTGGTTCTCTGATCTACGGCAACAACATCATCTCCGGTGCTGTTGTTCCGTCCTCCAACGCCATCGGCCTGCACTTCTACCCCATCTGGGAAGCTGCTTCCCTCGATGAGTGGCTGTACAACGGCGGCCCCTACCAGCTGGTTGTCTTCCACTTCCTGATCGGTATCTCCGCCTACATGGGGCGTCAATGGGAACTCTCCTACCGCCTCGGCATGCGCCCCTGGATCTGCGTTGCCTACAGCGCTCCCCTGTCAGCGGCCTTCGCCGTGTTCCTGGTGTATCCCTTCGGTCAGGGTTCCTTCTCTGACGGCATGCCCCTGGGCATCTCTGGCACCTTCAACTTCATGCTGGTGTTCCAGGCCGAGCACAACATCCTGATGCACCCCTTCCACATGATGGGCGTCGCAGGTGTCTTCGGTGGATCCCTGTTCTCCGCCATGCACGGCTCCCTGGTGACCTCCTCCCTGGTGCGTGAAACCACCGAGACCGAGTCCCAGAACTACGGCTACAAGTTCGGCCAAGAGGAAGAGACCTACAACATCGTGGCTGCCCACGGTTACTTCGGTCGCCTGATCTTCCAATACGCATCCTTCAACAACAGCCGCAGCCTCCACTTCTTCCTGGCTGCCTGGCCGGTCGTGGGCATCTGGTTCACGTCCATGGGCGTGTCCACCATGGCCTTCAACCTGAACGGTTTCAACTTCAACCAGTCCATCCTTGATGGTCAGGGCCGTGTCATCAACACCTGGGCAGACATGGTGAACCGTGCTGGCCTCGGCATGGAAGTGATGCACGAGCGCAACGCTCACAACTTCCCCCTCGACCTGGCTGCTGCTGAGTCCACCCCTGTGGCTCTGCAGGCTCCCTCCATCGGTTGA
- a CDS encoding YcjF family protein, with product MKLPVLLTQVAPVSPALIGKVALAGSGVLVGQWLLGDVLHLPGGGFSLLTIGAAVWWLGRGSGPPRFQQPETLYGWTKRCREVLEQFEALEGGSSADARAREAALQKVLDRSAPQTVAVVSVPGTEMFPVESWQQALAGSAPLTLSMAYPLAATDGARCWPDALRQQDVVVHVLRAPLMAADLLWLNQVPEDQPAWLVVGGLSSPLQQDLLSQLPQRWHERLLFSAVDVELRDTLQPLRLSLGSAESTLTMTRRRLLADLHRRWQADLEQLRRRRFQALQQRTQWIVATSVLASPVPSLDLLAIAVANGLMMREMADLWGCRLQLDVLREAAGQLARAALAQGVVEWSSQMLLGLAKIDSGSWLVAGAMQALSAAYLTRVVGRSMADWLAINAGVAEPDLQLLKQQAPLLVARAAEEERLDWPGFLQQSRHWLLHETS from the coding sequence TTGAAACTCCCGGTCCTTCTGACACAGGTTGCTCCGGTGTCTCCGGCCTTGATCGGAAAGGTGGCGCTTGCCGGGAGTGGTGTGCTGGTCGGTCAATGGCTGCTGGGTGATGTTCTGCACCTTCCCGGCGGCGGCTTCTCTCTTCTGACCATTGGTGCGGCGGTGTGGTGGCTTGGGCGTGGTTCGGGCCCACCAAGGTTTCAGCAACCTGAAACGCTCTACGGCTGGACCAAGCGATGCAGGGAGGTTCTGGAGCAGTTTGAGGCTCTCGAGGGTGGATCGAGCGCCGATGCGCGTGCTCGAGAGGCCGCTCTTCAGAAGGTTCTGGACCGATCCGCTCCTCAGACGGTCGCCGTTGTGTCGGTGCCGGGTACCGAGATGTTCCCGGTTGAGTCGTGGCAACAGGCCCTGGCTGGATCAGCGCCTCTCACGCTGTCCATGGCCTATCCGTTGGCTGCGACAGATGGTGCCAGATGCTGGCCGGACGCTCTGCGCCAACAGGATGTAGTGGTGCACGTGTTGCGTGCCCCATTGATGGCTGCCGACCTGCTCTGGCTGAATCAGGTGCCAGAGGATCAACCAGCCTGGCTCGTGGTGGGCGGACTCAGCAGCCCGCTGCAGCAGGATCTGCTAAGCCAGCTGCCGCAGCGCTGGCATGAGCGCCTGTTGTTCAGTGCCGTTGATGTCGAACTGCGCGACACGCTGCAACCGCTGAGATTGAGTCTTGGCTCGGCCGAGTCCACCCTGACGATGACGCGCCGCCGTTTGCTGGCGGATCTGCACCGTCGCTGGCAGGCCGATCTCGAGCAGTTGCGGCGACGCCGCTTCCAGGCCCTGCAGCAGCGCACGCAGTGGATCGTCGCAACATCCGTGCTGGCTTCACCGGTTCCCAGCCTCGATCTGCTCGCCATCGCTGTGGCCAACGGGTTGATGATGCGTGAGATGGCCGATCTCTGGGGGTGCCGTCTCCAGCTTGATGTTTTGCGGGAAGCAGCGGGCCAGCTGGCTCGGGCGGCTCTGGCCCAGGGTGTCGTCGAGTGGAGTTCTCAGATGCTTCTGGGACTCGCCAAGATCGACAGCGGCAGCTGGCTGGTGGCTGGAGCGATGCAGGCCCTGAGCGCTGCCTACCTCACCCGTGTGGTGGGTCGTTCGATGGCGGATTGGCTGGCGATCAATGCGGGGGTTGCCGAGCCGGATCTGCAGCTGCTGAAACAACAGGCACCTCTTCTCGTTGCCAGGGCCGCAGAGGAGGAACGACTCGACTGGCCAGGCTTTCTGCAGCAATCAAGGCACTGGTTGCTTCACGAAACTTCATGA
- a CDS encoding cation diffusion facilitator family transporter: protein MQGKVAHNHAGAPTSLDHRQEVRSVLTAALAVNVSMSLLKLIVGVISGSLAVIADAMHSATDALSSLTGLITNTLSDPRPDRDHPYGHHKYEAIGALGIAGFILFTALEILLRSGERMVEGLPAIRVSASELLLLFLALGFNLLLAGYEHQQGRRLNSTLLKADAQHAASDVWTTVLVLVGMAGTFWFQISWLDVALAIPMALLLIRVCWQVLRKTLPWLVDHIAIAPEAIHAQVMDVPGVLNCHDIASRGVLGQQVFIDMHMVVEADDLTTAHRITEHVEQKLDHSFGPVRCTIHLEPKDYVEEGITYSGTHG, encoded by the coding sequence ATGCAGGGGAAAGTGGCCCACAACCACGCCGGCGCACCAACAAGCCTGGATCACCGCCAGGAGGTGCGTTCCGTCCTGACGGCGGCGCTGGCCGTCAACGTCAGCATGTCTCTGCTGAAGCTGATCGTGGGTGTGATCAGTGGTTCATTGGCAGTCATTGCCGATGCCATGCACAGTGCCACCGATGCCCTGTCCAGCCTGACCGGCCTGATCACCAACACACTGTCCGATCCCAGACCGGATCGGGACCACCCCTACGGCCATCACAAATATGAAGCGATCGGTGCCCTTGGCATCGCCGGTTTCATCCTGTTCACCGCACTGGAGATCCTGTTGCGATCCGGGGAGCGCATGGTCGAGGGTCTGCCCGCGATCCGTGTTTCGGCCTCGGAACTGTTGCTGCTGTTCCTGGCGCTCGGCTTCAATCTGCTGCTGGCCGGCTACGAACACCAGCAGGGGCGTCGCCTGAACAGCACACTGCTGAAGGCGGATGCACAACATGCCGCCAGCGATGTCTGGACCACCGTCCTCGTCCTGGTCGGCATGGCCGGGACCTTTTGGTTTCAGATCAGCTGGCTTGATGTCGCCTTGGCGATTCCGATGGCCCTGCTGTTGATCCGCGTCTGCTGGCAGGTGCTGCGCAAGACGCTGCCCTGGCTGGTGGATCACATCGCCATCGCTCCAGAAGCGATCCACGCCCAGGTGATGGATGTGCCGGGGGTGCTCAACTGCCATGACATCGCCAGTCGGGGAGTTCTCGGTCAGCAGGTGTTCATCGATATGCACATGGTGGTGGAGGCCGACGATCTGACCACAGCGCACCGCATCACCGAGCATGTGGAACAGAAGCTGGATCACAGCTTTGGCCCCGTGCGATGCACGATTCACCTCGAGCCGAAGGATTACGTGGAGGAGGGAATCACCTATTCAGGAACCCATGGCTGA